The following proteins come from a genomic window of Pieris napi chromosome 15, ilPieNapi1.2, whole genome shotgun sequence:
- the LOC125056606 gene encoding myb/SANT-like DNA-binding domain-containing protein 3, protein MDKKKQKPYSEYERQLLVQLVQSKIGILENRKTDAVSQKKKHEAWEELAIEFNNSNVSHTADSKQLKKMWQNMKAKARDAKTLEAQRKRTGGGPAPPEMGPMDTQVIAVMPQIMPSIDVPIDCDTLTTVEAGTGYDNDGESWRPKRARVSSIEATLESVIQPGTSQDWTDEAGLTETSVEVTTKSEPSQLSATPSAIRKNKTSFEDIKKKLLWQELDNNKKKFEIEVEHMKLKNQLEIEFLRHKYKLELEILQFKKESENK, encoded by the exons atggataaaaaaaaacagaagccTTACTCGGAATATGAGAGGCAACTGCTTGTACAGTTGGTTCAGTCAAAGATTGGCATTCTAGAGAACAGGAAGACGGACGCCGTTTcccaaaaaaagaaacacgaGGCTTGGGAAGAATTAGCAATAGAATTTAATAACTCTAACGTGTCACATACT GCTGAttctaaacaattaaaaaagatgTGGCAAAATATGAAGGCAAAAGCTAGGGATGCCAAAACCCTTGAAGCCCAAAGGAAGAGGACAGGAGGAGGACCAGCACCGCCTGAAATGGGGCCAATGGACACTCAAGTGATTGCAGTCATGCCACAAATAATGCCATCAATAGATGTGCCAATAGACTGTGACACATTAACTACAGTAGAAG CTGGTACTGGTTATGACAACGACGGTGAAAGCTGGAGACCAAAGAGGGCAAGAGTGTCCAGTATAGAGGCCACACTTGAATCTGTAATTCAGCCGGGAACAAGCCAGGACTGGACTGATGAAGCTGGGTTAACGGAAACCAGTGTTGAGGTCACCACTAAAAGTGAACCCTCTCAGCTATCAGCTACACCATCAGCgatcagaaaaaataaaacttcatttgaggatattaaaaaaaaattgctgtgGCAAGAGTTagacaacaacaaaaaaaaatttgagataGAAGTGGAACACATGAAACTAAAAAATCAGTTAGAAATCGAATTTCTtcgacataaatataaattagaactagaaattttacagtttaaaaaagaatctgaaaataaatga
- the LOC125056605 gene encoding putative nuclease HARBI1 translates to MENIERVLTSIENIETLGTAADMNPRMPKLYVRNEYNQNPFELYSENEFKRRYRFFKHTVLNVILPLIITNLQPFNNRGLPILPQLQILIALRFYATGCFQMVCGDLNSISQSSVCLIVNKVSAELSKLLPRFVNFPRNMTTVKRKFEELGKSNTHHGLNNIIGAIDCTHIKINRPRGITHSEAYRNRKGYFSVNVQAIIGPDLEIFDIVTRWPGSSHDSRIFRNSQAYARLVNGELEGVLVGDSGYPALNFMLTPLLNPQTRADNNYNYSQLRTRNIVERFFGVWKKKFPCLQRGLRSKLTNTSNIIIACAVLHNIGIQRGDVYDDGDLTDQTPEVEQHRNNERSTTGLAFRQSVIAQFN, encoded by the exons ATGGAGAATATAGAGAGAGTTCTAACTTCAATAGAAAACATTGAAACGTTAGGAACTGCAGCCGATATGAATCCCCGTATGCCTAAGCTATATGTTCGGAACGAATACAACCAAAATCCTTTCGAGCTGTACAGTgagaatgaatttaaaagaaggtaccgtttttttaaacacacggTACTAAATGTGATCCTGCCACTGATAATTACAAACTTACAACCTTTTAATAACAGAGGATTGCCAATTCTACCGCAATTGCAAATACTTATTGCATTAAGGTTTTATGCAACTGGATGTTTTCAG ATGGTGTGTGGTGATTTGAACAGCATAAGCCAATCTTCAGTGtgcttaattgtaaataaagtttccgcagagttgagtaaattacttcctagatttgtgaattttccaagaaatatgaCCACAGTCAAAAGGAAGTTTGAAGAATTAGGAAAATCTAATACGCACCATGgcctaaataatataatcggaGCTATTGACTGTAcccacattaaaattaatagacccAGAGGTATCACCCACTCTGAAGCATACAGGAATAGAAAAGggtatttttctgtaaatgtgcAAGCTATAATAGGGCCTGATCtcgaaatatttgatatagtgACTAGGTGGCCTGGAAGTTCACACGACAGCAGGATATTTAGAAACAGCCAGGCGTATGCAAGACTGGTAAATGGTGAACTAGAAGGAGTTTTAGTAGGTGACAGCGGCTATCCAGCACTGAACTTCATGTTAACACCACTTTTGAATCCACAAACAAGagctgacaataattataattattctcaatTGAGAACTAGGAATATTGTTGAAAGGTTTTTCGGAGTGTGGAAAAAGAAATTTCCATGTTTGCAGAGAGGACTACGatcaaaattgacaaatacCAGCAACATAATTATAGCTTGTGctgtattacataatataggtatacagaGAGGGGATGTTTATGACGATGGTGATCTTACTGATCAAACACCAGAAGTCGAACAACACAGAAACAATGAAAGATCTACTACAGGTCTAGCATTCCGGCAATCTGTGATTGCACAATTTAACTAG
- the LOC125056755 gene encoding uncharacterized protein LOC125056755, whose translation MNSDRSDYDTISIGIGLGVFCLPLTLLIPDFSVWNAIPKFRVSRFHIIAQYLTPRQLNIALIVVQLVLFLFFLEIRKRKLQEMVNAVMTVTRETDTTMDEERVKQAAAVKACVQLLDVSTDHYENLVLLKDEIRKREKSKQHPPFIEPSTSSV comes from the exons ATGAATTCAGATAGAAGTGACTATGATACAATCTCAATTGGCATTGGATTAGGTGTATTTTGCCTTCCGTTAACTTTACTAATCCCAGATTTCTCAGTGTGGAATGCCATACCAAAGTTCAGAGTGTCACGATTCCACATCATAGCTCAGTATCTCACTCCAAGGCAACTGAATATTGCATTAATTGTGGTGCAATTAGTgctattcttattttttctcGAAATTCGGAAGCGAAA ACTTCAAGAAATGGTGAATGCAGTGATGACGGTGACAAGAGAAACAGATACCACCATGGATGAAGAGCGTGTGAAGCAGGCGGCTGCGGTCAAAGCCTGCGTACAGTTGCTGGATGTATCCACCGACCATTACGAAAACCTCGTCCTTCTGAAAGACGAAATTCGGAAGAGAGAGAAGTCTAAGCAGCATCCGCCGTTTATTGAACCTAGTACTTCGAGTGTATAA
- the LOC125056747 gene encoding sorting nexin-20: protein MFNLKFEIVSSRTVEGVDKENKFVAYMVQARQSRIIDSEPANVERRYTHFLDLYNGLKKERPALLNNISFPRKICFGNFDPSLISSRCAGFEVLLNLVASESQLRDSVAAIAFFQDVELNEARRLIGEEKYDQAFSVLETGFKLLSKVYTDRSRVVLSALCRIVACAGCSGGALAGPGERWAQLALRRYEAVSDSDLLLMYIPLLHTCISIWETLGRDKSKLVEELNSLRKQGMKVDSVPSLMEAIDNLSTSV, encoded by the exons atgttCAACTTAAAATTCGAAATTGTATCCTCACGTACTGTAGAAGGTGTGgataaggaaaataaatttgttgcCTATATGGTGCAAGCTAGACAGTCAAGAATAATCGACTCAGAGCCTGCCAATGTTGAAAGAAGATACACCCACTTTCTAGACCTTTATAATGGTCTTAAGAAAGAGCGACCAGCAttgctaaataatatttcctttCCGCGTAAG ATTTGTTTTGGAAATTTTGATCCTAGTTTAATATCATCACGATGTGCTGGCTTTGAGGTACTCTTAAATTTAGTTGCAAGTGAGTCGCAGCTGAGGGACTCGGTGGCTGCCATAGCTTTCTTTCAAGATGTGGAATTAAATGAAGCAAGACGTCTTATTGGCGAAGAGAAATATGACCAAGCTTTCTCAGTATTGGAAACAGGCTTTAAGTTATTAAGTAAG GTATACACAGACAGATCACGAGTAGTTCTAAGCGCACTATGCCGTATAGTGGCATGTGCTGGCTGCAGCGGTGGTGCTTTGGCTGGACCAGGTGAACGATGGGCACAGCTTGCCCTGAGAAGATATGAAGCTGTTAGTGACTCTGACCTACTCCTCATGTATATTCCATTGCTTCACACTTGTATATCTATATG ggaGACATTGGGTCGTGATAAATCAAAGCTAGTGGAGGAGTTAAACAGTCTCCGAAAACAAGGAATGAAAGTGGACTCCGTACCAAGTCTAATGGAAGCTATTGACAATTTAAGTACATCAGtataa
- the LOC125056544 gene encoding NADH-ubiquinone oxidoreductase 49 kDa subunit-like, with translation MSSGINMCTILKHIQFFKISSLSSGFTRHFRTGHRLSGHRWSPDPLFMKQFEGVAIYPTPEMEKYAKVIYDGRVKPLERKLKNMWLNFGPQHPAAHGVLRLILELDGEYVLRADPHVGFLHRATEKLMEAKHYNQSLPFMDRLDYVSTMANEVGFALAVEKLLNIEVPPRAQAIRVLMTELSRIANHLLNISGTVLDAGGISPFFWMCEEREKIYELFERVCGARVHNAYMRVGGVSQDLPIGFLDDVHELCMKMGERCDETEDVVTGNRLYYERTAGIGVVSAHEAINLGFTGPMLRCTGVKWDLRITHPYSGYEMYDFDVPVGTFGDSYDRHLLRLMELRQSLRIINQVLDTIPEGEVRTDDSKVTMPSRQEMKTSMEALIHHFKLCTEGYNVPPGATYSATECPKGELGIYMVADGTSKPYRVFIRPCSYLHLAGLAVMGPRMLLADISILIATIDVVFGDVDR, from the coding sequence ATGTCTAGTGGCATTAACATGTGTACAATCCTTAAgcatatacaattttttaaaatcagttcTTTATCATCAGGATTTACGCGACACTTTCGAACAGGCCATCGATTAAGTGGCCATCGTTGGTCACCAGATCCGCtttttatgaaacaatttGAAGGTGTTGCCATTTACCCAACTCCAGAAATGGAGAAATACGCTAAAGTAATTTATGACGGTAGAGTAAAACCACTTGAAAGAAAGCTAAAAAATATGTGGCTCAATTTTGGACCACAACACCCAGCTGCCCATGGTGTATTAAGACTTATTCTTGAACTGGACGGCGAGTACGTCCTGAGGGCAGATCCACATGTCGGGTTTTTACATCGAGCTACAGAAAAACTAATGGAGGCTAAGCATTACAACCAAAGCCTGCCATTCATGGACCGTCTGGATTATGTCTCTACAATGGCCAACGAAGTAGGATTTGCACTTGCTGTTGAAAAGCTTCTCAATATAGAGGTCCCGCCTAGAGCTCAGGCTATTCGAGTCCTTATGACTGAACTGTCCAGAATAGCTaaccatttattaaatatatctggTACCGTACTAGACGCCGGTGGTATCAGCCCATTTTTTTGGATGTGTGAAGAGcgtgaaaaaatatatgagttATTTGAAAGGGTTTGTGGTGCGCGAGTACATAACGCATATATGAGGGTTGGAGGAGTCAGCCAGGATCTTCCTATTGGATTCTTAGATGATGTTCACGAACTCTGCATGAAAATGGGTGAGCGCTGCGATGAAACTGAAGATGTTGTGACTGGGAATAGGTTATACTATGAAAGAACGGCAGGCATTGGAGTTGTATCGGCTCATGAAGCTATTAATTTGGGATTTACTGGACCGATGCTGCGTTGTACCGGCGTCAAGTGGGATTTGAGAATTACTCACCCTTACAGTGGTTACGAGATGTATGATTTTGATGTACCTGTTGGTACGTTTGGAGACAGTTATGATCGTCACCTTTTACGTTTGATGGAGCTACGCCAGTCTTTAAGGATTATAAATCAAGTGTTAGACACTATTCCAGAAGGAGAAGTTCGAACAGACGATTCTAAAGTTACAATGCCTTCAAGACAGGAAATGAAAACGTCTATGGAGGCCCTTATACATCATTTCAAATTGTGCACAGAGGGGTACAACGTACCTCCTGGTGCAACTTACAGTGCAACCGAGTGTCCTAAGGGTGAATTGGGAATCTATATGGTAGCCGATGGCACTTCAAAACCCTATCGTGTTTTTATTAGACCATGTTCATATCTTCATCTAGCAGGCCTGGCTGTTATGGGTCCAAGAATGTTGCTAGCTGATATATCTATTCTAATAGCAACAATCGATGTAGTATTCGGTGATGTCGatcgttaa